A genome region from Pseudomonas sp. N3-W includes the following:
- a CDS encoding cytochrome c: MDGDHLKTLIVLGALLFGMPLHAAQLNLELGANSRTWQTEELLKHPLVQTITITDDVSYKRDMSYRAVPLAALLTGIKPDDHLQAVALDGFAAELSAAPLLDAKGARAWLAIEDPANPWPPLSQGKPSAGPFYLVWTDPQAGHISPEQWPFEVASIKRLAPVAERFPALLPDPALRGDDPINKGFALFQKNCLACHRLNGAGDAQFGPDLNIPYNPTEYFGADFLRRYIRDPQSLRQWPQAKMPGFSAVVLPDGDLEMLVGYLKHMAGRKVKP; this comes from the coding sequence ATGGACGGCGATCATTTGAAAACGCTCATTGTGCTTGGGGCCCTGCTGTTCGGCATGCCCCTCCATGCCGCACAGCTCAACCTGGAGCTGGGCGCGAACAGCCGCACCTGGCAGACCGAGGAGCTGCTCAAGCATCCTCTGGTACAGACCATCACCATCACTGACGACGTTTCCTACAAACGGGACATGAGCTATCGCGCCGTGCCATTGGCGGCGTTGCTGACGGGCATCAAGCCTGATGATCACCTGCAGGCCGTGGCACTGGACGGTTTTGCGGCGGAGTTGTCGGCCGCGCCGTTGCTTGATGCCAAGGGCGCTCGCGCCTGGCTGGCGATTGAGGACCCGGCCAACCCATGGCCGCCACTGTCGCAGGGCAAGCCCAGTGCCGGGCCGTTCTACCTGGTGTGGACCGATCCGCAGGCCGGCCATATCAGCCCTGAACAATGGCCGTTCGAAGTTGCCAGCATCAAGCGTCTGGCGCCGGTGGCGGAACGCTTTCCTGCGCTGCTGCCGGACCCGGCCCTGAGGGGGGACGATCCGATCAACAAAGGCTTCGCGTTATTTCAGAAAAACTGCCTGGCGTGCCATCGACTCAATGGTGCGGGCGATGCGCAGTTCGGGCCGGATTTGAATATCCCGTATAACCCGACCGAGTACTTTGGGGCCGATTTCCTCAGGCGCTACATTCGCGACCCGCAGAGTTTGCGCCAGTGGCCGCAGGCCAAGATGCCGGGGTTTTCAGCGGTGGTCTTGCCGGATGGGGATCTGGAGATGCTGGTGGGGTATTTGAAGCATATGGCAGGGCGCAAAGTTAAGCCCTGA
- a CDS encoding acetyl-CoA C-acetyltransferase, with the protein MTQALIFDALRTPRGKGKADGALHSVKPVNLVAGLLRALQQRTSLDTSQVDDVVLGCVTPIGDQGSDIAKSATQVADWDVSVAGVQINRFCASGLEAVNLGAMKIRSGFEDLVVVGGVESMSRVPMGSDGGAWALDPETNLHSHFTPQGVGADLIATIEGFSRQDVDAYALHSQQKAARARADGSFNKSLVPVQDQNGIILLDHDEFIRAESTLEGLGKLKPSFEMMGQMGFDATALRVYSHVERINHVHTPGNSSGIVDGAALMLIGSEACGRALGLQPRARIVATAVTSTDPTIMLTGPAPATRKALAKAGLRVEDIDLFEVNEAFASVVLKFIKDMAIDPDKVNVNGGSIAMGHPLGATGCAILGTLLDELETRRLRYGLATLCVGGGMGIATIIERL; encoded by the coding sequence ATGACCCAAGCTTTGATTTTCGACGCGCTACGCACGCCCCGCGGCAAAGGCAAGGCCGATGGCGCGCTGCACAGCGTCAAACCGGTGAATCTGGTGGCCGGCCTGCTCAGGGCGTTGCAGCAGCGTACGTCGCTGGACACCAGCCAGGTCGATGACGTGGTGCTCGGTTGCGTCACGCCGATTGGCGATCAGGGCTCGGACATTGCCAAGTCCGCCACTCAGGTCGCGGACTGGGATGTCAGTGTGGCGGGCGTGCAAATCAACCGCTTTTGCGCCTCGGGACTGGAAGCGGTGAACCTGGGTGCGATGAAAATCCGTTCCGGCTTCGAAGACCTGGTAGTAGTTGGCGGTGTCGAGTCCATGTCCCGCGTGCCAATGGGCAGCGACGGTGGCGCCTGGGCGCTGGACCCGGAAACCAATCTGCACAGCCATTTCACCCCGCAGGGCGTGGGCGCCGATCTGATTGCCACGATTGAAGGCTTTAGCCGTCAGGACGTCGATGCCTACGCGCTGCACTCGCAGCAGAAGGCCGCACGGGCGCGAGCCGACGGTTCGTTCAACAAGTCGTTGGTGCCGGTGCAGGACCAGAACGGCATCATCCTGCTCGATCACGATGAATTCATCCGCGCCGAATCCACCCTGGAAGGCCTGGGCAAGCTCAAACCCAGCTTCGAGATGATGGGGCAGATGGGTTTTGACGCCACGGCGTTGCGGGTCTACAGCCATGTGGAACGGATCAACCACGTTCATACACCCGGCAACAGTTCCGGGATTGTCGATGGTGCGGCGCTGATGCTGATCGGTTCCGAAGCCTGTGGCCGGGCGCTGGGTTTGCAGCCACGGGCACGGATCGTCGCCACGGCGGTCACCAGCACCGACCCGACCATCATGCTCACCGGTCCGGCGCCGGCCACGCGCAAGGCATTGGCCAAGGCCGGGTTGCGGGTTGAAGACATCGACCTGTTCGAGGTCAACGAAGCGTTTGCCTCGGTGGTGCTGAAATTCATCAAGGACATGGCCATCGACCCGGACAAGGTCAACGTCAACGGCGGCTCCATCGCCATGGGCCACCCGCTGGGCGCCACAGGGTGCGCGATCCTCGGCACGCTGCTCGATGAACTGGAAACCCGGCGCTTGCGCTATGGCCTGGCAACATTGTGTGTCGGCGGCGGCATGGGCATTGCCACCATCATCGAACGCCTCTGA
- a CDS encoding 3-hydroxyacyl-CoA dehydrogenase NAD-binding domain-containing protein, whose protein sequence is MTEAIRYEKGQDRIVVLTIDMPGQSANTMNAVYREAMATCVARLQADKESIAGVIITSAKKTFFAGGDLNELIKVGKPEAKAFYDMVLTLKGQLRALETLGKPVVAAINGAALGGGWEICLACHHRVALDDSSVQLGLPEVTLGLLPGGGGVVRMVRMLGLEKALPYLLEGKKVRPQQALQAGLIDELAADRDELLTKARAWIIANPNAVQRWDVKGYQIPGGTPSNPKVAQMLAIAPSILRSKTQGCMPAPEKILCAAVEGAQVDFDTAHLIETRYFTELTTGQISKNLIGTFWFQLNEINAGGSRPQGFAPYVTRKVGVLGAGMMGAGIAFVSASAGIDVVLKDVNLAAAEKGKAHSASLLDKKVARGQLNAQQRDAVLARIHTSESDADLAGCDLIIEAVFEDRELKAKVSAAAQAVVGADAVIASNTSTLPISGLANAVPDQSKFIGLHFFSPVEKMPLVEIIKGACTSDETLARGFDFVLQIKKTPIVVNDSRGFFTSRVFGTFTNEGIAMLGEGVSAPMIETEARKAGMPVGPLAISDEVSLSLMSHIRQQAAKDLQAEGKSLIEHPAFAVIDLLLNEYKRPGKAAGGGFYEYPAGGQKHLWPELKTRFEKADGQISPKDVRDRLLFVQAIETVRCVEEGVLTSTADANVGSIFGIGFAAWTGGALQFINQYGVKDFVARAQYLVEQYGERFTPPALLLDKAAKGEAF, encoded by the coding sequence ATGACCGAAGCCATTCGTTACGAAAAAGGGCAGGACCGGATCGTCGTCCTGACCATCGACATGCCGGGCCAGAGCGCCAACACCATGAATGCGGTGTATCGCGAGGCCATGGCCACGTGTGTGGCCCGTTTGCAGGCCGACAAGGAGTCGATTGCTGGCGTGATCATTACCTCGGCCAAGAAAACCTTCTTTGCCGGTGGCGATCTCAACGAGCTGATCAAGGTAGGCAAGCCCGAAGCCAAAGCCTTCTACGACATGGTACTGACGCTCAAAGGGCAACTGCGCGCCCTGGAAACCCTGGGCAAACCAGTGGTCGCGGCGATCAATGGCGCGGCGTTGGGCGGCGGTTGGGAAATCTGCCTGGCCTGTCATCACCGTGTGGCGCTGGACGATTCGTCGGTGCAGCTCGGCTTGCCGGAAGTGACCCTCGGCCTGCTGCCGGGCGGCGGCGGGGTGGTGCGCATGGTGCGCATGCTCGGGTTGGAAAAAGCCCTGCCGTATTTGCTCGAAGGCAAGAAAGTGCGGCCGCAACAGGCGTTGCAGGCTGGCTTGATCGATGAGCTGGCGGCGGATCGTGATGAGCTGCTGACCAAGGCGCGGGCGTGGATTATCGCCAACCCGAACGCGGTGCAGCGCTGGGATGTGAAGGGCTATCAGATCCCGGGCGGCACGCCGTCGAATCCGAAAGTCGCGCAGATGCTGGCTATTGCACCGTCGATCCTGCGCAGCAAAACCCAGGGCTGCATGCCCGCACCGGAGAAAATTCTTTGCGCGGCGGTTGAAGGCGCCCAGGTGGATTTCGACACTGCACACCTGATTGAAACCCGCTACTTCACCGAGCTGACCACCGGCCAGATCTCGAAAAACCTGATCGGTACGTTCTGGTTTCAACTCAACGAAATCAACGCCGGCGGCTCGCGGCCTCAGGGTTTTGCACCCTATGTCACACGCAAAGTCGGCGTGCTGGGCGCGGGCATGATGGGCGCCGGCATTGCGTTTGTCAGCGCCAGCGCCGGCATCGATGTGGTGCTCAAGGACGTTAATCTGGCCGCCGCCGAGAAGGGCAAGGCGCACTCGGCATCGCTGCTGGACAAGAAAGTCGCTCGTGGTCAGCTGAACGCGCAGCAACGCGACGCGGTGTTGGCGCGTATCCACACCAGCGAAAGCGATGCCGACCTGGCCGGTTGCGACCTGATCATCGAAGCGGTGTTTGAAGACCGTGAGCTGAAAGCCAAAGTGTCAGCGGCTGCGCAGGCGGTCGTCGGCGCGGATGCGGTAATCGCCTCCAACACCTCGACCTTGCCGATCAGCGGCCTGGCCAATGCGGTGCCGGATCAGAGCAAATTCATCGGTCTGCATTTTTTCAGCCCCGTTGAAAAAATGCCCTTGGTGGAAATCATCAAAGGCGCCTGCACCAGCGACGAAACGTTGGCTCGTGGTTTCGATTTCGTCCTGCAAATCAAGAAAACCCCGATTGTGGTCAACGACAGTCGCGGCTTCTTCACCTCGCGGGTATTCGGCACCTTCACCAATGAAGGCATTGCCATGCTCGGCGAAGGCGTTAGCGCGCCGATGATCGAGACTGAAGCGCGCAAGGCCGGGATGCCGGTCGGGCCGCTGGCGATTTCCGACGAAGTGTCCCTCAGCCTCATGAGCCATATCCGCCAGCAAGCGGCCAAAGACCTGCAAGCCGAAGGGAAATCGCTGATTGAACACCCGGCCTTTGCCGTGATCGACCTGTTGCTCAACGAGTACAAGCGTCCGGGCAAAGCCGCGGGCGGCGGCTTCTATGAGTATCCGGCGGGTGGTCAGAAGCACCTGTGGCCCGAATTGAAAACCCGCTTCGAGAAAGCTGACGGGCAGATTTCGCCCAAGGACGTGCGCGACCGCTTGCTGTTTGTACAAGCCATCGAAACCGTGCGTTGCGTGGAGGAGGGCGTGCTGACTTCGACGGCGGACGCCAACGTCGGCTCGATTTTCGGCATCGGCTTCGCCGCCTGGACCGGTGGCGCGCTGCAATTCATCAATCAGTACGGCGTGAAAGACTTCGTCGCCCGGGCCCAATACCTGGTCGAGCAATATGGCGAGCGCTTTACGCCACCGGCTTTGCTGCTGGACAAAGCCGCCAAAGGGGAGGCGTTCTAA
- a CDS encoding amidotransferase — protein MSLRICILETDILRPELVDQYQGYGQMFQRLFSQQPIAAEFSVYNVMQGDYPSDELNFDAYLITGSKADSFGTDPWIETLRAYLLNRYERGDKLLGVCFGHQLLALLLGGKSERATQGWGVGTHNYKLAAKAPWMSPVREELTLLISHQDQVTALPENATVIASSDFCPFAAYHINDQVLCFQGHPEFIHDYSRALLEIRQQALGEQVYQKGVASLEHQHHGATVAEWMMRFVAHKPEAA, from the coding sequence ATGTCGTTACGCATCTGCATTCTGGAAACCGACATCCTGCGTCCGGAACTGGTCGATCAATATCAGGGGTACGGACAGATGTTCCAGCGCCTGTTCTCGCAGCAGCCCATCGCCGCCGAGTTCAGCGTCTACAACGTGATGCAGGGCGACTACCCCAGTGACGAGCTGAACTTCGACGCCTACCTGATCACCGGCAGCAAAGCCGACTCCTTCGGCACCGACCCTTGGATTGAAACCCTGCGGGCCTATCTGCTGAACCGTTACGAGCGCGGTGACAAACTGTTGGGCGTGTGCTTCGGCCATCAACTGCTGGCACTGCTGCTGGGCGGCAAGAGCGAGCGGGCGACGCAGGGTTGGGGCGTGGGCACTCACAACTACAAGTTGGCCGCCAAGGCACCATGGATGAGCCCGGTGCGCGAGGAGCTGACGTTGTTGATCAGCCACCAGGACCAGGTCACGGCGCTGCCGGAAAATGCCACGGTCATTGCCTCGAGTGATTTCTGCCCGTTCGCTGCGTATCACATCAACGATCAGGTACTGTGCTTCCAGGGGCACCCGGAATTCATTCACGACTATTCCCGGGCGTTGCTGGAGATTCGCCAGCAGGCGTTGGGTGAGCAGGTGTATCAGAAGGGCGTTGCGAGCCTGGAGCATCAGCACCATGGCGCTACGGTGGCCGAGTGGATGATGCGGTTTGTGGCGCACAAGCCTGAGGCGGCTTGA
- a CDS encoding magnesium and cobalt transport protein CorA, whose protein sequence is MGRVVAAAVYSAGKKVTNITLDEGAAWAAKPGHFVWIGLEEPNAQELSNLQRQFNLHELAIEDALEKHSRPKLETFGDALFIVTYSPIRHEGKLEFIETHIFAGKGYIITARNGHSASYAHVRQRCEARPLLLEHGEDFVLYALLDFVIENYQPVGEAIHAEIDDLERNVLCSALNERDIQKLHGLRRDVLRLRRYAGPMVEIGEELQKLSFPFIDKNMRPYFRDVQIHVTRQMEDLTTLADIASQTIEVGVLLEASRQSVVQRKFAAWAAILAFPTAVAGIYGMNFQNMPELSWHYGYFAVLGFISVGCVSLWASFKRSGWL, encoded by the coding sequence ATGGGTAGAGTTGTTGCTGCTGCGGTTTACAGCGCCGGTAAGAAAGTCACCAATATCACCCTCGACGAAGGCGCCGCCTGGGCGGCCAAGCCGGGTCACTTTGTCTGGATCGGCCTCGAAGAGCCGAACGCCCAGGAGCTGAGCAACCTGCAACGCCAGTTCAACCTGCACGAACTGGCCATCGAAGACGCCCTGGAAAAACACAGTCGCCCCAAACTTGAAACCTTCGGCGATGCGCTGTTTATCGTCACCTATTCGCCGATCCGCCATGAGGGCAAGCTGGAGTTCATCGAGACTCACATTTTTGCCGGCAAGGGCTACATCATTACCGCGCGCAACGGCCATTCGGCGTCCTACGCCCATGTCCGCCAGCGCTGTGAGGCGCGTCCGCTGTTGCTGGAGCACGGGGAAGATTTCGTACTCTATGCCCTCCTCGACTTTGTGATCGAAAACTACCAGCCCGTGGGCGAGGCGATTCATGCCGAGATCGATGACCTGGAGCGCAACGTGCTGTGCAGTGCGTTGAATGAGCGCGATATCCAGAAACTCCACGGTCTGCGCCGGGACGTTTTGCGCTTGCGCCGTTATGCCGGGCCGATGGTGGAAATCGGTGAAGAACTGCAGAAGCTGAGCTTCCCGTTCATCGACAAGAACATGCGCCCGTACTTTCGCGATGTGCAGATTCATGTCACACGGCAGATGGAAGACCTGACCACCCTGGCGGATATCGCGAGCCAGACGATCGAGGTGGGGGTGTTGCTGGAGGCGTCACGCCAGAGCGTGGTGCAGCGCAAGTTTGCAGCGTGGGCGGCGATTCTGGCATTCCCGACGGCGGTGGCCGGCATCTACGGGATGAACTTTCAGAACATGCCGGAGCTGAGTTGGCACTACGGGTATTTTGCGGTGTTGGGTTTTATCAGTGTGGGTTGTGTGAGTTTGTGGGCGAGTTTCAAAAGGTCGGGATGGCTGTAG
- a CDS encoding 1-acylglycerol-3-phosphate O-acyltransferase, with translation MLFVFRMLLMGLHFVLAGVLGVILGLCRPFNPDNSRLCARLYAWPAMCILRLRVKADVRGLRDKPESCVIVANHQSNYDLFVFGNVVPYRTVCIGKKSLKWVPLFGQLFWLAGNVLIDRGNALKARKSMLTTTHTLQHKDTSIWVFPEGTRNMGEELLPFKKGAFQMAIAAGVPIVPVCVSSYVKHMRLNRWRSGKILIRSLPAIPTAGLTMDDMPMLIAQCREQMRECIATMDRQLQAA, from the coding sequence ATGCTGTTTGTGTTTCGTATGTTATTGATGGGCCTGCACTTTGTTCTGGCTGGAGTGCTGGGGGTCATTCTCGGGCTGTGCCGCCCGTTCAACCCGGACAACAGTCGTTTGTGCGCGCGGCTGTATGCGTGGCCGGCGATGTGTATCTTGCGTTTGCGCGTGAAAGCCGACGTTCGGGGGTTGAGGGATAAACCCGAGAGCTGTGTGATCGTCGCCAACCATCAGTCCAACTACGATCTCTTTGTGTTCGGCAATGTGGTGCCCTATCGCACTGTTTGCATCGGTAAAAAGAGCCTGAAATGGGTGCCACTGTTCGGACAGCTGTTTTGGCTGGCTGGCAATGTGCTGATCGACCGGGGCAACGCGCTCAAGGCGCGCAAGTCGATGCTGACGACTACTCATACCCTGCAACACAAGGACACGTCGATCTGGGTCTTCCCCGAAGGCACGCGCAACATGGGCGAGGAGTTGCTGCCCTTCAAGAAAGGCGCGTTCCAGATGGCGATTGCCGCCGGTGTACCGATTGTCCCGGTGTGTGTCAGCAGTTACGTCAAGCACATGCGCTTGAATCGCTGGCGCAGCGGGAAGATCCTGATTCGCTCGTTGCCGGCCATTCCTACAGCCGGACTGACCATGGACGACATGCCGATGCTGATCGCCCAATGCCGTGAACAGATGCGCGAATGCATCGCCACGATGGATCGGCAACTGCAAGCCGCCTGA
- a CDS encoding crotonase/enoyl-CoA hydratase family protein produces the protein MSELISYHLEDGIATLTLSNGKVNAISPDVIAAFNAALDQAVTDRAVVIITGQPGILSGGYDLKVMTAGPKEAVALVTAGSTLARRLLSHPFPVIVACPGHAVAKGAFLLLSADYRIGVDGPFSIGLNEVQIGMTMHHAGIELARDRLSNSALHRSVINGEMFNPQSAVAAGFLDLVVSAEELQGAALAAARQLKKINMTAHKNTKLKVRKALLETLDNAIIQDQEHMG, from the coding sequence ATGAGTGAGTTGATTTCCTACCACCTCGAAGACGGTATCGCGACCCTGACGTTGAGCAATGGCAAGGTGAACGCCATTTCCCCGGACGTGATTGCTGCGTTCAATGCGGCGCTGGATCAGGCGGTGACTGATCGTGCGGTGGTGATCATTACCGGTCAGCCGGGCATTTTGTCGGGCGGTTACGATTTGAAGGTGATGACGGCCGGTCCTAAAGAAGCGGTAGCGCTGGTGACGGCGGGTTCGACCCTGGCCCGTCGTCTGTTGTCGCACCCGTTCCCGGTGATCGTCGCGTGCCCTGGGCACGCGGTGGCCAAGGGTGCGTTTCTGTTGTTGTCGGCGGATTACCGCATCGGTGTCGATGGCCCGTTCAGTATCGGTTTGAACGAAGTGCAGATCGGCATGACCATGCACCACGCCGGTATCGAGCTGGCGCGTGATCGCCTGAGCAATTCAGCGCTACATCGCTCGGTGATCAATGGCGAGATGTTCAACCCGCAAAGCGCCGTGGCTGCCGGCTTCCTGGATCTGGTGGTGTCGGCTGAAGAGTTGCAAGGTGCTGCGTTGGCGGCGGCGCGTCAGTTGAAGAAGATCAACATGACCGCCCACAAGAACACCAAGCTGAAAGTGCGCAAGGCGCTGCTGGAGACGCTGGACAACGCGATCATCCAGGATCAGGAACACATGGGCTGA
- a CDS encoding DUF4393 domain-containing protein produces the protein MGEEAGGENKVKGTIEAVTGFVKAVPIYQDALQPAAKQLGKTLEVVGRAVNVALSPITGLVWGGEQIQEFLTAKLAGRLKDIPLEDIVTPKPNVAGPAIEALRFTGHEESLRDMYANLLAAAMDKSTATGAHPAFVEIIKQLTSDEAKLIAYLMEPLPFPLVTVRIEDHDYQKGGFDFSMNVSLLGEKAGLEVCPLVPSYLDNLSRLGLIFIQNDFSYIDGNLYTELENSEKVRLIQQPELLEPGQGFKLRRRAVQITNLGKQFGKVCVNRHQETPENPA, from the coding sequence ATGGGCGAAGAAGCTGGCGGCGAGAACAAGGTTAAGGGAACGATCGAGGCGGTAACGGGATTCGTCAAAGCTGTTCCAATTTATCAGGACGCGCTTCAGCCTGCGGCTAAGCAACTTGGTAAGACGCTGGAGGTAGTGGGGCGAGCTGTAAACGTCGCGCTCTCGCCCATCACTGGCTTGGTCTGGGGTGGTGAACAGATTCAGGAGTTCCTGACGGCCAAGCTTGCAGGGCGGTTGAAGGATATTCCTCTAGAGGACATCGTTACACCTAAGCCAAACGTAGCTGGCCCTGCAATCGAGGCACTCCGGTTCACCGGTCACGAGGAGTCACTGCGTGATATGTATGCCAACCTTCTTGCCGCCGCGATGGATAAAAGCACCGCAACCGGTGCTCATCCCGCCTTTGTGGAAATCATCAAGCAATTGACCTCCGACGAAGCAAAGCTGATTGCTTACCTCATGGAGCCTCTACCATTTCCCCTTGTGACCGTCAGGATAGAAGACCATGACTATCAGAAAGGCGGATTCGATTTTTCCATGAATGTTTCATTGCTTGGAGAGAAGGCAGGTCTGGAGGTGTGTCCTTTGGTGCCATCCTATCTTGATAACCTATCTAGGCTGGGGCTTATCTTCATCCAGAATGACTTCTCTTACATTGATGGAAACCTCTACACCGAGCTCGAGAACTCCGAGAAAGTACGTCTGATACAGCAGCCCGAACTACTAGAGCCGGGCCAAGGCTTCAAGCTGCGCCGCAGAGCCGTGCAAATAACAAACCTTGGTAAACAGTTCGGCAAAGTTTGTGTAAATAGACATCAGGAAACCCCTGAAAACCCCGCTTAA
- a CDS encoding recombinase family protein, whose protein sequence is MNTVWIMASIGYVRVSSVDQNTGRQLDGVVLDEVFTDKVSGATTDRPELQAMLRHIRKGDVLHVHSTDRLARSLEDLLSLVKGMIAKGVAVQFHKEGLHFAGEANPMQELMLGLLGSVAQFERALIRERQAEGIQKAKAAGVYKGRVKTVADEAIRKAMAEEGASFRKVAKALGVSLSTVQRAMKN, encoded by the coding sequence ATGAATACGGTGTGGATTATGGCAAGCATTGGGTACGTCAGAGTTTCATCGGTCGATCAGAACACCGGACGCCAGTTGGATGGTGTGGTGTTGGATGAGGTGTTCACAGACAAAGTGTCTGGTGCCACAACAGACCGACCTGAGTTACAGGCGATGCTTCGCCATATTCGCAAGGGTGATGTTCTTCATGTCCACAGCACTGACCGTCTGGCTCGATCATTGGAAGACTTACTGTCTCTGGTGAAAGGAATGATTGCGAAGGGGGTTGCTGTGCAGTTCCACAAGGAGGGTCTCCACTTCGCTGGTGAGGCCAATCCCATGCAAGAGCTGATGCTTGGCCTGTTGGGCAGTGTTGCTCAGTTTGAGCGTGCATTGATCCGTGAGCGTCAAGCAGAGGGCATTCAAAAGGCCAAGGCAGCAGGTGTCTACAAGGGACGTGTGAAGACGGTAGCTGACGAAGCCATTCGCAAGGCAATGGCAGAAGAGGGCGCATCTTTCCGCAAGGTAGCAAAGGCCCTTGGTGTAAGCCTGAGCACCGTGCAACGTGCCATGAAGAATTAA